Proteins from a single region of Leptospira venezuelensis:
- a CDS encoding SDR family NAD(P)-dependent oxidoreductase — MEPKNILVVGAGSGIGKSLLEKLNANPEYFPIGISRRGIPLEKNLERGLNYLCDLGNQNQLVQFTSSLLKIWKEIHAIYFASGDGLFLKIEDLEWEDLQKHLILNLSAPILLTSKLLPSMKKGSLLCYISSTAGKQGFPESSPYCASKHGLAGFAKAIREEVKDRGIRVSTVYAGAIDTPIWDGREGFKREDMIPAKDAAVFLESLYSLPASFNQDEILFLPPKGVL; from the coding sequence ATGGAACCCAAAAATATCCTGGTAGTCGGGGCCGGATCCGGGATCGGCAAATCTTTATTAGAAAAACTGAATGCAAATCCTGAATATTTTCCGATTGGGATCTCCAGACGCGGGATCCCTTTGGAGAAAAATTTAGAAAGAGGATTAAATTATCTCTGCGATTTGGGAAATCAAAATCAGCTCGTCCAATTCACTTCTTCACTTTTGAAAATTTGGAAAGAGATTCATGCAATCTATTTTGCTTCCGGAGATGGTCTATTCTTAAAGATAGAGGATTTGGAATGGGAAGATCTTCAAAAACATCTCATTCTAAATTTAAGCGCTCCTATTTTACTGACTTCTAAACTTCTCCCTTCTATGAAAAAAGGATCTCTTCTCTGTTATATTTCTTCTACTGCAGGAAAACAGGGATTTCCGGAATCTTCTCCTTATTGCGCTTCTAAACATGGCCTGGCGGGCTTTGCAAAAGCAATCCGGGAAGAAGTAAAAGATCGTGGGATAAGAGTTAGTACAGTATATGCAGGAGCAATCGACACTCCGATCTGGGATGGCAGAGAAGGTTTTAAAAGAGAAGATATGATTCCGGCAAAGGATGCTGCCGTCTTTTTGGAAAGTTTATATTCCCTTCCTGCAAGTTTCAACCAGGACGAGATCCTTTTTCTTCCGCCTAAAGGTGTGCTTTAA
- a CDS encoding SAM-dependent methyltransferase, with amino-acid sequence MNLIYKLMEKDVFPDWLIRFRIRQLLHLRLHMEDKGSLEKNQEHLIRYVNSLKQSPIAIDTQSANEQHYEVPSAFFKLVMGKYMKYSSGFWTSPDVGIDESERAMLELTCKRAELENGMNVLDLGCGWGSLSLYVAEKYPKCKVTGVSNSRTQKKFIDSEAKKRGLKNLNIITADMNVFKTSLKFDRIISIEMLEHMKNYEVLFGKLASFLKPKGKFFVHIFTHKKFAYPFEVVDDTDWMAKYFFTGGQMPSHDLFLYFQKDFQIRNQWVVNGNNYALTSEAWLSNMYKNKEEVLQILSETYGKDQAVKWFVYWKTFFMACAELWKYKNGEEWIVSHYLFDKR; translated from the coding sequence ATGAATCTTATCTATAAACTTATGGAAAAAGATGTTTTCCCGGATTGGCTGATCCGATTTAGGATACGCCAACTCCTGCATCTCAGACTTCATATGGAAGATAAAGGGAGCTTGGAGAAAAATCAGGAACATCTGATTCGATACGTAAACTCTTTGAAACAATCTCCCATTGCAATTGATACTCAGTCAGCAAATGAGCAACATTATGAGGTTCCTTCTGCCTTTTTCAAATTGGTGATGGGAAAATACATGAAGTATAGTTCAGGCTTTTGGACTTCTCCCGATGTTGGGATCGATGAATCAGAAAGGGCTATGCTCGAACTCACCTGCAAAAGAGCAGAGCTCGAAAATGGAATGAACGTTTTAGATTTGGGTTGTGGTTGGGGATCTCTTTCTCTTTATGTAGCGGAGAAGTATCCGAAATGTAAAGTAACAGGAGTTTCTAATTCCAGAACCCAAAAGAAGTTCATAGATTCTGAGGCAAAGAAAAGAGGTTTAAAAAACCTAAATATTATAACAGCCGATATGAACGTATTTAAAACGAGCCTAAAATTCGATCGTATCATCTCGATAGAAATGTTAGAACATATGAAAAACTATGAAGTTTTATTTGGAAAACTTGCGAGTTTCCTGAAACCGAAGGGAAAATTTTTCGTACATATATTTACTCATAAAAAGTTCGCGTATCCTTTCGAAGTAGTGGATGATACAGATTGGATGGCAAAGTACTTTTTTACGGGAGGGCAGATGCCTTCTCATGATCTGTTCTTATATTTCCAAAAAGATTTTCAGATTCGCAACCAATGGGTGGTAAACGGCAATAATTACGCTCTTACTTCTGAAGCTTGGCTTTCTAATATGTATAAAAATAAGGAAGAAGTTCTGCAAATTTTAAGCGAAACCTATGGAAAGGATCAGGCTGTGAAATGGTTTGTTTATTGGAAAACTTTCTTCATGGCTTGCGCAGAACTTTGGAAATATAAAAACGGAGAAGAATGGATCGTATCACATTATCTTTTCGATAAGAGATAG
- a CDS encoding 1,2-dihydroxy-3-keto-5-methylthiopentene dioxygenase — MATIIQKPGLPEIKDNTEVKSFLNKRGIEYDHWPVPNTSNSLTDKLTLVDDEKEALLKNLDNRFETLKEKEGYQSRDLIVLHPQVPGLNEMLAKFDKVHYHTDDEVRYIVDGSGIFGFALAGEKFLVRVEKDDFISVPKNTNHWFTLDENKRIKAVRYFQDMSGWVPNYVEETTALV, encoded by the coding sequence ATGGCGACTATTATCCAAAAACCGGGACTACCGGAAATCAAAGACAACACTGAAGTTAAATCTTTTCTAAATAAAAGAGGGATCGAGTACGATCATTGGCCGGTTCCTAATACCTCTAATTCTCTTACTGATAAATTAACTCTTGTAGATGATGAGAAGGAAGCTCTTCTCAAAAATTTGGACAATCGTTTCGAGACCTTAAAAGAAAAAGAAGGTTATCAATCCAGAGATTTGATCGTTCTTCATCCACAAGTTCCTGGCTTAAACGAGATGTTAGCCAAATTTGATAAAGTGCATTATCATACAGACGACGAAGTTCGTTATATCGTAGATGGTTCCGGGATTTTCGGGTTCGCTCTCGCTGGTGAAAAGTTTTTAGTAAGAGTGGAGAAGGACGATTTCATCTCTGTTCCAAAAAATACAAACCACTGGTTTACTCTAGACGAGAACAAAAGGATCAAAGCAGTCCGTTATTTCCAAGACATGAGCGGCTGGGTTCCTAATTACGTAGAAGAAACTACGGCTTTAGTTTAA
- a CDS encoding phytoene desaturase family protein, with protein MNIDQVGNEFDIIFIGSGMGSLTTASLLAQSAGKKVLVLEKHFQPGGFTHEFQRKQGKYHWDVGIHYVGDMHEGGLCKKISDKITRGQLVWKRMPDPFERLVFPSRKFDIYGDPEKFKSDLINEFPEEEEAIERYLKDIRKVSVLFGKAIMMRLSPPPLNSLIGILGEGNVVTLKDYFDKNFKSEDLKGILAAQWGDYGLPPSKVAFAMHATLVQHYINGGYYPVGGAGKIFDTIEPILQENGGAVLSSVEAKEILIKDGKVVGVKAKALRGEGHERDFFAPVVISCAGAYPTYTKLIPDSFPIPFRKDLKDFYNREKMTTSICLYLGLSESPAKFGFSGENYWIFSSPDHDKNFSERNDWLSESDEIPNLYLSFPSLKNPEAKSHTMDVITFTDYSNFAEWKDEPWKKRGEEYKDFKERIIKRILTTLEARFPGLTKLVEFAELSTPITNEHFTSHPDGAIYGLACVPERYKKEKSPWFDVRTPVEGLYLTGADAASPGIAGAMMGGLAAALAVTGNANLLRELKN; from the coding sequence ATGAATATTGATCAAGTAGGAAACGAATTCGATATTATATTTATAGGTTCCGGAATGGGAAGCCTAACCACTGCAAGTCTTTTGGCCCAATCTGCGGGTAAGAAGGTTTTAGTCCTGGAAAAACATTTTCAGCCGGGCGGTTTTACTCACGAATTTCAAAGAAAACAAGGAAAGTATCATTGGGATGTAGGCATTCACTATGTAGGTGATATGCATGAAGGCGGACTTTGTAAAAAAATCTCTGATAAGATCACTCGCGGGCAGCTTGTATGGAAAAGGATGCCTGATCCTTTCGAACGTTTGGTTTTTCCTTCTCGAAAATTTGATATATATGGAGATCCGGAAAAGTTTAAATCAGATCTGATCAACGAATTCCCTGAAGAAGAGGAAGCAATCGAAAGATATCTAAAGGACATTAGAAAGGTTTCGGTTCTTTTTGGAAAGGCAATCATGATGAGGCTTTCTCCTCCACCTTTGAATTCTCTCATTGGTATTCTGGGGGAAGGGAACGTAGTTACTCTCAAAGACTATTTCGATAAAAATTTCAAGAGTGAAGACTTGAAAGGGATCCTTGCGGCACAATGGGGAGATTATGGTCTTCCTCCTTCTAAAGTAGCTTTTGCGATGCATGCAACACTAGTGCAGCATTATATTAACGGAGGTTATTATCCAGTGGGAGGTGCGGGTAAAATTTTTGATACAATAGAACCGATCCTTCAGGAAAATGGCGGCGCAGTTTTATCTTCAGTGGAAGCGAAGGAGATCCTGATCAAGGATGGAAAGGTAGTAGGGGTTAAAGCAAAAGCATTGAGGGGAGAAGGTCATGAACGAGACTTTTTCGCACCGGTTGTGATCTCATGTGCAGGAGCTTATCCCACTTATACAAAACTGATCCCGGATTCTTTTCCGATTCCATTCAGAAAGGATCTAAAAGACTTTTATAATAGAGAAAAAATGACCACAAGTATTTGTCTCTACCTTGGTCTTTCCGAGAGTCCTGCAAAATTCGGATTTAGTGGGGAGAACTACTGGATTTTCTCTTCTCCTGATCATGATAAGAATTTTTCTGAAAGGAACGATTGGCTTTCTGAAAGTGATGAAATACCGAATCTATATCTTTCCTTTCCAAGTTTGAAAAATCCAGAGGCAAAGTCTCATACAATGGATGTGATCACATTCACTGATTATTCCAATTTTGCAGAATGGAAAGACGAACCTTGGAAAAAAAGGGGAGAGGAATATAAAGACTTTAAGGAGAGGATCATAAAGCGAATCCTTACTACATTAGAAGCCAGATTTCCAGGTCTTACTAAGCTGGTCGAATTTGCTGAACTTTCGACTCCAATCACGAACGAACATTTTACTTCTCACCCAGACGGTGCCATTTATGGATTAGCCTGCGTTCCAGAAAGATATAAGAAGGAAAAAAGTCCTTGGTTCGATGTAAGAACTCCGGTTGAGGGACTTTATTTGACTGGTGCAGATGCCGCTTCTCCCGGGATAGCAGGAGCTATGATGGGGGGCTTGGCTGCTGCCTTGGCGGTAACTGGAAATGCAAACCTGCTGAGAGAATTAAAAAATTAG
- a CDS encoding KamA family radical SAM protein, with amino-acid sequence MELVSSHLKQKTVSGPEWLDWKWQIQNRIKDGSELENYIRISSEEKEALLTCGEVFSFSATPYYLNLADPEDPNCPIRLQVLPRKEELHSRTWDRRDPLAEESYMPVKGVTHRYPDRALWYLSHVCAVYCRFCTRKRKVSQSADTPGSEDWKDALRYFREHTEIKEVILSGGDPLNLSDSKLDYLLGELKSIPHINQVRIHTRYPVTLPMRITPELCQVLKKHFPIYLITHFNHAKELTELVKERIGMLAKEGAVTVLNQAVLLKGINNSVGALTDLFYGLTKIGIKPYYLHQCDEVFGSSHFRVPIEEGVELMKQIRGSISGLSVPLYVVDLTGGGGKVPLPANYLEETKPSSYVFRNYKGDLYEIGF; translated from the coding sequence TTGGAACTAGTTTCCTCACATTTAAAACAAAAGACTGTTTCCGGGCCGGAATGGCTGGATTGGAAATGGCAGATCCAAAATCGGATCAAAGATGGGTCCGAATTGGAAAATTATATCCGGATCAGTTCTGAAGAAAAAGAAGCATTGCTCACCTGTGGCGAAGTGTTCAGCTTCTCCGCTACTCCTTATTATTTGAATCTTGCAGATCCGGAAGATCCGAACTGCCCTATTCGATTACAAGTTTTACCGAGAAAGGAAGAACTGCATTCGAGAACTTGGGATAGAAGGGATCCTTTAGCAGAAGAATCCTATATGCCCGTAAAAGGAGTAACACATCGTTATCCGGACAGGGCGCTTTGGTATCTATCTCATGTATGTGCTGTCTATTGTAGATTCTGTACCAGAAAAAGAAAGGTATCTCAATCTGCGGATACTCCAGGCTCAGAAGATTGGAAGGACGCGTTACGTTATTTTAGAGAGCATACAGAAATCAAAGAAGTGATCCTATCAGGTGGAGATCCTTTAAATCTATCAGACTCCAAACTGGATTACCTCCTAGGTGAATTAAAATCTATTCCACATATCAATCAAGTGCGCATTCATACAAGATATCCAGTTACACTTCCTATGAGGATTACACCTGAACTATGCCAGGTGCTGAAAAAACATTTCCCGATCTATCTGATCACACATTTCAACCATGCCAAAGAACTAACAGAACTTGTAAAAGAAAGGATCGGGATGCTCGCGAAAGAAGGTGCGGTGACAGTTCTAAACCAAGCTGTACTTTTGAAAGGGATCAATAATTCTGTAGGAGCTTTGACAGATCTATTCTACGGGCTCACCAAAATAGGGATCAAACCCTATTATTTGCACCAATGTGACGAGGTATTCGGATCTTCTCATTTTAGAGTCCCGATAGAAGAAGGTGTAGAACTTATGAAACAGATCCGAGGAAGTATCAGCGGGTTAAGCGTTCCCCTTTACGTCGTGGATCTAACTGGTGGTGGAGGAAAAGTACCTCTACCTGCGAACTATCTGGAAGAAACCAAACCTTCTTCTTATGTGTTCCGAAATTATAAAGGAGATCTGTATGAGATCGGTTTTTAG
- a CDS encoding SGNH/GDSL hydrolase family protein — translation MKEIPFYTTSLLLSPVLLWQGLKARRTIPRLPEAAGPDFGELPGSNPFHLLVLGESTVAGVGIPDYKSSLTGQIASALRNKSGRKIFWKAIGQSGITLEEAKQKFGSRLPESLPDAIVLALGANDVVKLHSQKKWSSDLQDLIDICRSKYPDAPVFIAGVPPLGIFPALPKTMRFVLGWKARLLDQASSYLSAKLENVFHIPMRKIGSLSPKGIFCSDGFHPSIEGCSIWGEEIAESILAKAVNNFSKKNL, via the coding sequence ATGAAAGAGATCCCATTTTATACTACGAGTCTTCTTTTATCCCCTGTACTTTTATGGCAGGGGTTGAAGGCTCGTAGAACAATTCCTCGTTTACCAGAAGCTGCCGGCCCGGACTTCGGCGAATTACCGGGTTCTAATCCATTTCATCTTTTGGTTTTGGGAGAATCTACCGTTGCTGGTGTGGGAATTCCTGACTATAAAAGTTCTTTGACTGGCCAAATTGCCTCAGCTCTGAGAAACAAAAGTGGAAGAAAGATTTTTTGGAAAGCGATTGGACAAAGTGGGATCACTTTAGAGGAAGCAAAGCAGAAGTTCGGGTCTCGCTTGCCTGAGTCTTTACCGGATGCGATCGTTCTTGCTTTAGGTGCGAACGATGTAGTTAAATTACACTCTCAGAAAAAATGGTCATCTGATCTGCAGGATCTGATCGACATTTGTAGATCAAAATATCCGGATGCTCCAGTTTTTATTGCAGGAGTTCCTCCTCTTGGGATTTTCCCTGCCTTGCCCAAAACTATGAGATTTGTTTTGGGTTGGAAGGCTCGACTTTTAGACCAAGCTTCTTCTTATCTTTCTGCGAAATTGGAAAATGTATTTCATATTCCAATGAGGAAGATTGGATCACTCTCTCCAAAAGGGATTTTCTGTTCAGATGGATTTCATCCTTCGATAGAAGGTTGTTCTATTTGGGGAGAAGAAATTGCTGAATCTATTTTGGCCAAGGCGGTAAACAATTTTTCTAAGAAAAATTTGTAG
- a CDS encoding response regulator, producing the protein MSHLLDFRPKILVVDDEAANLQVLKQILQEDYRLFFAKDGIKALELAVSEKPNLILLDVMMPGMTGHETCRKLRLESSTSRIPVIFVTAMAEEEDEADGFEAGAVDYITKPVSPAIVKARVKTHLSLVRNDELKETRLQIIQRLGLAAEYKDNETGLHVIRMSHYSQTLARALGHSEETAEKILHASPMHDIGKIGIPDSILQKPGKLDPEEWEIMKTHPTIGAEIIGDHDSSLLQMARSIALNHHEKWDGSGYPNGLKGDSIPIEARIVTIADVFDALTTERPYKKAWSIEDAVNHIRKGAGSHFDPGLVPVFLNLMPELLEIRERWAET; encoded by the coding sequence ATGAGCCATCTTTTAGATTTTAGGCCTAAAATTTTAGTCGTAGACGATGAAGCGGCAAACCTTCAGGTACTCAAACAAATATTACAAGAAGATTATAGATTGTTTTTTGCAAAGGATGGGATCAAAGCTTTAGAATTAGCCGTCTCCGAAAAACCGAATCTTATCCTTTTAGATGTAATGATGCCAGGAATGACAGGACATGAAACCTGCAGAAAACTCAGGCTTGAATCCTCAACTTCTAGGATACCTGTAATATTTGTGACCGCAATGGCTGAAGAAGAAGATGAGGCGGACGGTTTCGAGGCAGGAGCTGTAGATTATATTACAAAACCTGTAAGTCCAGCAATCGTTAAAGCAAGAGTAAAAACGCATCTTTCGTTGGTTAGAAATGATGAACTAAAAGAGACCAGGCTTCAGATCATCCAAAGATTGGGTTTAGCGGCAGAATACAAAGATAATGAGACCGGCCTTCATGTAATCCGGATGAGCCATTATTCCCAAACCCTTGCCAGAGCGTTAGGACATTCAGAAGAAACGGCTGAAAAAATATTACACGCTTCTCCAATGCACGATATTGGGAAGATAGGGATCCCAGACAGTATATTACAAAAGCCTGGTAAACTAGACCCCGAAGAATGGGAAATCATGAAAACCCATCCTACCATAGGTGCAGAGATTATAGGAGATCATGATTCTTCTCTATTACAAATGGCAAGAAGTATCGCTTTAAACCATCACGAAAAATGGGATGGAAGCGGGTATCCGAACGGGCTCAAAGGAGATTCAATCCCTATTGAAGCGAGGATAGTAACGATCGCTGACGTATTCGATGCACTCACTACGGAAAGGCCTTATAAAAAAGCATGGAGTATTGAAGACGCAGTCAATCATATCCGAAAAGGAGCTGGATCACATTTTGATCCAGGACTTGTTCCGGTGTTTTTGAATTTAATGCCTGAACTTTTAGAAATCAGAGAACGCTGGGCAGAAACCTAA
- a CDS encoding TetR/AcrR family transcriptional regulator yields MKNSQEKNSYHHGDLKRALLDASIKILKEEGYKALSLRKAATLAGVSQSAPYRHYPDLESLYADIAEEGFKILAERQKKLRSKYKKRPLLLFRESGVSYVEFALENPDLFRIMYGNQIESHLKYDSLIKTEDETFQIIVDIIKDCQKAGLIPEGNAEKAATSAWTMAHGVAVLLSGQQMMFRSIEIKQARKITKDLIQFLYTGLKA; encoded by the coding sequence ATGAAAAATTCCCAAGAAAAAAATTCATACCACCACGGAGACCTAAAAAGGGCCCTATTGGATGCCTCCATAAAGATCTTAAAAGAAGAAGGTTATAAGGCCTTAAGTCTCAGAAAAGCCGCGACCTTGGCCGGAGTCAGTCAATCTGCCCCATATAGGCATTATCCAGATTTAGAATCTTTATATGCTGATATCGCTGAAGAAGGATTTAAGATCTTAGCGGAAAGGCAAAAGAAACTTAGATCGAAATACAAGAAGAGGCCATTACTTCTATTTAGAGAGTCTGGGGTTTCTTATGTAGAATTCGCATTAGAAAATCCTGATCTATTTAGGATCATGTATGGAAACCAGATTGAAAGCCATCTAAAATACGATTCTTTAATCAAAACCGAGGATGAAACTTTTCAAATCATAGTGGATATCATCAAAGATTGCCAAAAAGCAGGGCTGATCCCGGAAGGAAATGCAGAAAAAGCGGCCACCTCCGCTTGGACAATGGCTCATGGAGTCGCAGTATTATTATCAGGTCAACAAATGATGTTTCGATCAATAGAGATAAAACAGGCAAGAAAGATCACGAAGGACTTAATCCAATTCCTATATACCGGCCTAAAGGCATAA
- a CDS encoding DUF1295 domain-containing protein, protein MYEKAVSLMFSAWVVVFFLMSLLWLIGKLIKNYSIVDVGWGLCISTIAIVYFILGDSFSVRKAIFAFMATVWGWRLSYFIFTTRVLTGHEDARYTEFRKDYGDKVDRKFFINVFQFQGILGTILSLPFLFPALNPSIQTHPLEVIGLCVFAMGLWGESVADFQLAEFKLDAANKGKVCDVGLWKYSRHPNYFFEWVIWISFGLVSLASPWGWIGLISPLIMFILLTKITGIPLNEIGQLKSKGNLYSEYKSKTSAFFPWFPKK, encoded by the coding sequence ATGTACGAAAAAGCAGTGTCTTTAATGTTCAGCGCTTGGGTGGTTGTATTCTTTTTGATGAGTTTACTTTGGTTGATTGGAAAGCTAATCAAAAATTATTCTATTGTAGATGTGGGATGGGGACTTTGTATCTCCACAATTGCAATCGTATATTTTATATTAGGCGATTCTTTTTCCGTAAGAAAGGCTATTTTTGCTTTTATGGCAACGGTCTGGGGTTGGAGACTTTCTTACTTCATATTTACTACAAGAGTTCTGACCGGGCATGAAGACGCAAGATATACCGAATTCCGAAAGGACTACGGAGACAAGGTAGATCGAAAGTTTTTTATCAATGTATTTCAGTTCCAAGGAATTCTTGGAACGATCTTAAGCCTCCCATTTCTTTTTCCGGCTTTGAACCCTTCAATCCAAACCCATCCTTTAGAAGTGATTGGACTTTGTGTTTTTGCGATGGGACTTTGGGGAGAATCGGTAGCTGATTTTCAATTGGCAGAATTTAAATTAGACGCAGCTAACAAGGGAAAGGTGTGTGACGTAGGACTTTGGAAATACAGCAGACATCCAAACTATTTTTTTGAATGGGTTATTTGGATTTCTTTCGGCTTAGTTTCTCTTGCTTCTCCATGGGGTTGGATCGGCCTCATCTCTCCGTTGATCATGTTTATTCTTTTGACTAAGATCACCGGCATTCCTCTGAATGAGATTGGGCAATTAAAGTCTAAAGGGAACCTGTACTCTGAATACAAATCCAAGACCAGTGCCTTCTTTCCTTGGTTTCCCAAAAAGTAG
- the mtnB gene encoding methylthioribulose 1-phosphate dehydratase, whose translation MSQKKILTRLAESGVLYHSKGWMPGTAGNLSIKDEKDPNVFWVSGSGLDKNKLTRKDFLPVEIQSGKVLEGWKGREGLKPSAETSIHRAVYKAFPEIGCSLHVHTPESNLIEIGVSKENPIEDLPLLPLEIIKAFGIWDENPNVSVPVLYNYPKVQDISDHLEQHLIQAKPRVPFCVIEKHGITVWGKDLIQANRHLEAADFLLKVRAMSK comes from the coding sequence ATGTCCCAAAAAAAAATCCTGACCCGCTTAGCGGAGTCGGGAGTACTATATCATTCTAAAGGGTGGATGCCCGGAACAGCGGGCAACCTTTCTATCAAAGACGAAAAAGATCCCAACGTATTCTGGGTAAGCGGAAGTGGTTTGGATAAGAACAAACTGACTCGCAAAGATTTTCTCCCTGTCGAGATCCAATCCGGAAAAGTATTAGAAGGTTGGAAAGGTAGAGAAGGTCTCAAACCTTCTGCTGAAACTTCTATCCACAGAGCAGTGTATAAAGCATTTCCTGAAATAGGATGTTCTCTTCATGTTCATACTCCTGAATCTAATTTGATCGAAATTGGAGTTTCTAAAGAAAATCCAATTGAGGATCTTCCACTTCTTCCTTTAGAGATCATAAAAGCATTCGGTATTTGGGATGAAAATCCGAATGTATCCGTTCCGGTTTTATATAATTATCCTAAGGTCCAAGATATCTCAGATCATTTGGAACAACATCTGATCCAGGCAAAACCAAGAGTTCCATTCTGCGTGATAGAAAAACACGGGATCACTGTTTGGGGAAAAGATCTGATCCAGGCGAATCGACATCTAGAAGCTGCGGATTTTTTATTAAAAGTGCGGGCGATGTCCAAGTAA
- the efp gene encoding elongation factor P, with amino-acid sequence MNLGITEVRKGMVLKVEGELYSVVKSEFVNPGKGSAFIRTKLKNLVRSSSIERTFKAAEKLESVELEKRQMTICYSEGDDIIFMDTNDFEQLPVSKEYLEDILPFLKEETAMEVSFYEGKPIGVTPPNFAILQVTYAEEGLKGDTSGTALKRVTVETGGEINVPIFIKQGDSIRIDLRDLTYVERVNK; translated from the coding sequence ATGAACTTAGGCATCACTGAAGTTAGAAAAGGAATGGTTCTCAAGGTAGAAGGAGAACTTTATTCCGTTGTAAAAAGCGAATTCGTGAACCCAGGAAAAGGATCTGCCTTTATCCGCACAAAATTAAAGAACCTGGTCCGTAGTAGCTCCATTGAAAGAACCTTCAAGGCTGCGGAAAAATTAGAATCCGTAGAATTGGAAAAGAGACAGATGACTATCTGTTATTCCGAGGGTGATGATATCATCTTCATGGACACGAATGACTTCGAACAACTTCCGGTTTCTAAAGAATACCTAGAGGACATCCTTCCATTCTTAAAAGAAGAAACCGCTATGGAAGTTTCCTTTTACGAAGGTAAACCAATCGGAGTGACTCCACCAAACTTTGCAATCTTGCAAGTTACTTATGCAGAAGAGGGTCTAAAAGGTGATACTTCCGGTACTGCTCTTAAGAGAGTAACAGTAGAGACAGGCGGAGAGATTAACGTACCTATTTTTATTAAACAAGGTGATTCTATCCGGATCGACTTGAGAGATCTTACCTACGTGGAGAGGGTCAATAAATAA
- a CDS encoding phosphate ABC transporter substrate-binding protein, producing MKQKLTLLLLLLTVLTVTNCKKEPLLITGSETMHTLLNVVAAGYAKKNPNVEVTVQGGGSFEGIEKLFDAKTDIAASSRPLTPEEQTQFERRGRFENVLIGYDGIAVVVNPANSVSKLTLEQISKIFSGEIKDWSQVGGKPGPIHVVLRNDKSGTAAYFETHILRQRDLGEKEYQTSKKKEFTNDSKVVADNDEMADLIEKDTASVGFMGMGSAQIQNKGKVKAVPYSKTGKDPFVEPSIQNVSERKYKLSRGLYLFYLSDRGKKIDEFITYITSEEGQTMVLKSGYLRSTLSTVEVEATKP from the coding sequence ATGAAACAAAAATTAACGCTCTTACTCCTTCTGCTTACCGTGCTAACGGTTACCAATTGCAAAAAAGAACCCTTACTGATCACAGGCTCCGAAACCATGCATACTTTACTGAATGTGGTAGCGGCTGGATATGCTAAGAAAAATCCGAATGTAGAAGTCACCGTCCAAGGAGGAGGCTCCTTCGAAGGGATCGAAAAATTATTCGATGCAAAGACTGACATAGCTGCTTCTTCCAGACCGTTAACTCCCGAAGAACAAACCCAGTTCGAAAGAAGGGGAAGATTTGAGAATGTACTGATCGGTTACGATGGGATCGCCGTAGTAGTGAATCCTGCTAACTCTGTTTCTAAACTTACCTTAGAACAGATCTCCAAAATATTCTCCGGAGAAATAAAAGATTGGTCTCAAGTAGGCGGAAAGCCTGGGCCGATCCATGTTGTTCTTAGGAACGATAAGAGTGGAACTGCTGCTTATTTTGAAACTCATATCTTAAGACAAAGAGACCTGGGAGAAAAAGAATACCAAACTTCTAAAAAGAAAGAATTCACTAATGATTCCAAAGTAGTTGCGGATAACGATGAGATGGCGGATCTGATCGAGAAAGATACAGCATCCGTTGGATTCATGGGGATGGGAAGCGCCCAGATCCAAAACAAAGGAAAAGTAAAAGCAGTTCCATATTCCAAAACTGGAAAGGATCCTTTTGTAGAACCGAGCATCCAAAACGTTTCCGAAAGAAAATACAAACTCTCTAGAGGATTGTACCTATTTTATCTCTCCGATAGAGGTAAAAAAATTGATGAGTTCATTACTTATATCACTTCGGAAGAAGGGCAAACAATGGTGCTGAAAAGCGGCTATTTAAGAAGTACTTTAAGTACTGTAGAGGTAGAAGCTACCAAACCATAA